The following is a genomic window from Phaseolus vulgaris cultivar G19833 chromosome 6, P. vulgaris v2.0, whole genome shotgun sequence.
AGAAGTAATAACAAGCTTCCCAAAATGTTATCCTTCAGCATAAAAAATGATTCAGCAATATTTTGAAGTTTTCACATATGAATAGTAAAAACAGAAAAATGGATTATCCAGCTCTAAATATAGCTATATCAAATGATAATTCTCTTTCGACCATTAATTTTATACCTTTGAGGCATTGATTTTATCAAACTTCTTGGCCAGTGCAATTACTCGGTCCAGTATTTGATCAGAACTGGCAGCTGTCGCAGAGCACCAATATCTCAATTGCATATTCGCACCTTCATCCCTCGCCAAAAGCCATCTTTCAGCTGACCTCCTCAAATTCACTTGATTCAAGATAGATTTCCTTATGCTTTGCATATTCAAACCAGCAAATGATCCAAGCAGTGCAAGCACTCTTCAAAATTATCCAAGATTATTAGTTTCAGAACATAGAAGTGTCATTAAAGAGTGAAACTATTAAAGTGAGGATAATAAAGGACTTTTTTCTCCATCCTCTCATTCAAAACACTGCTAATACTTCCACACAAATAGTATAAGCAAAAAACAGATGCAATCTTGACTGTGTCTTTGGAGTTGTTTTGCAATCAAGAAAATTACGAAAGTTAAAGATCAATTCTAATTAAAGAACAACATACAAGGAGTCTAAGATATTGCATATAGGTTTTTtcccaaaaataattagttgaagCTAAAAAAACTCTGAAGTCTATAACACTACAAGCACTGCATAAACCCATCAAAATCAGCCAAAAACGCAAATACATGGAAAAATAAAGGGACCTAAGCCATAGTCTATGAGCAGCAAGGATCCTAGAAGCTATATATATGACTGGACATGATGTAAGACTTGAAAGGACTCAACTCTGAGATGCCAACACCATTAGCCAGGTCTTTTGTCAAACAAAATATCACCCTCTGGTAAGAACCAATAAAAGAATTAGACAAGGAAAGGTGCTTGTCTTGTCCCTCTTTCCTTGGCACCAGGAACTGTATGCATTACATTCCGTCAGGGTCAAGGAAGATGGGAAATTCCAAGAAACACCAAGGGTCACCACAAAGGTAACATTGCAAACAGCATGTCACAGTTCAACAACAACTCGTTTCTATTAAACTGTCTTGAAAGGGATAGATTATAAACAACTTTGCACATGCACCTGAAATGTTATATCATGTTTCCATATAATATAACAAACTTAGAGTGGCTAAACCTACTCACAGCATAGCATTCATCAAATAGCAACCAAATGAAAGAGTATGAGTGGAAATGAGATTGGAAGTGAGAAAAATGTAGAAAGAGGAAGATAGGGAAGTGGGCACTCACGAGATTCGGCGCAGTGGCAGTGATTTTGTCAGATATGCTGACAAATGAGTGGCCTGGTAGGTGTTTGATATAATGCCACTCTCTTATTTCACAAGCTCACTCTTGCACGCTCCTACTAGCCTCCTCTCACTTTCGACCCTTCTCTACACAGTTGAGAACCCCACCTATAGCAGCtctgttttatttaattttaacaaaatttattactttaactttattttctttattgagTAATAATGTATTTTCCCATAACATAAAATAGTCCAGTTGAGACACGCACTcaatttaataacaaaaattataatcaatttttaataaaaacataatgcAAAGTTTCCATTAATTAAATGAACATTTGCATTTGTTtcgtttttattaaaaaatattttttttaaacattttattatattataagtgTAGACTatgttaaatttataaataataagttaaataGATAAAAGTGTCTGTTTATCTATAACGTCAGAAACTTATATTTTGTGTTGTTAAAGCCAAACCAACTATCCATAACAAGGGTGTGTTGgttcaaataaaaaatgtaaggaaattttggagttttttttaaaaagaatttgaaactttagaaaattataattatttttttatatgacaaatattcagatttgaaaaaagattgtgtgaaacatatttttttccAACTTTTACTAGATTAAATTCAATATAGATATGCTAAAATTTGAGGAAAATTTCAAAATACACTTTTAAGCcttaaaaatatgtttgatACTCA
Proteins encoded in this region:
- the LOC137832140 gene encoding acyl carrier protein 3, mitochondrial isoform X1 produces the protein MNAMLVLALLGSFAGLNMQSIRKSILNQVNLRRSAERWLLARDEGANMQLRYWCSATAASSDQILDRVIALAKKFDKINASKVTETADFQKDLNMDSLDRVELVMALEEEFSIEIPDEKADKLACCADVAKYIAEVDQKNVEKP
- the LOC137832140 gene encoding acyl carrier protein 3, mitochondrial isoform X2, with the protein product MQSIRKSILNQVNLRRSAERWLLARDEGANMQLRYWCSATAASSDQILDRVIALAKKFDKINASKVTETADFQKDLNMDSLDRVELVMALEEEFSIEIPDEKADKLACCADVAKYIAEVDQKNVEKP